A region from the Metopolophium dirhodum isolate CAU chromosome 9, ASM1992520v1, whole genome shotgun sequence genome encodes:
- the LOC132951732 gene encoding uncharacterized protein LOC132951732, producing the protein MEKKTRRMKMKTVESLVCLVKSVENQYTTIDLQNETSVYGLVKEVDCDMNVTLCDVTVTDPNGQRYSCDNFFLKSRLIRYVHLSQTVDVFQAMKEVIRKTFPRRVKKPTAYSLKRKKVMARQEKLKREVQNMNKEGSKS; encoded by the exons atggagAAAAAAACTCGTAGGATGAAAATGAAGACGGTGGAAAGTTTAGTTTGTTTGGTAAAATCAGTAGAAAATCAATACACCACTATTGATTTACAAAACGAAACTTCTGTGTACGGACTTGTTAAAGAAGTTGACTG TGATATGAACGTGACCTTATGCGATGTTACTGTTACTGATCCAAACGGTCAACGATATTcttgtgataatttttttttaaaatcaagatTGATACGTTATGTTCATTTATCTCAAAca GTTGATGTATTTCAAGCTATGAAAGAAGTAATTAGAAAAACTTTTCCTCGTAGAGTTAAGAAACCAACAGCTTATTCCTTGAAGAGAAAGAAAGTAATGGCTAGACAAGAAAAACTTAAAAGGGAagtacaaaatatgaataaagaagGCTCTAAATCCTAG